The following are from one region of the Anaeropeptidivorans aminofermentans genome:
- the cas8c gene encoding type I-C CRISPR-associated protein Cas8c/Csd1 encodes MILNRLVDYYEGKLKKGEAPEAGWEMADAHLAIVLSDKGEVENILPLLNEDIKKIGGKEKTVLVPYEFKLPLRIVRSSGVEANFLSDNASYILGYDGKSKPEKNKEKFKDAKKLHLKLLQESSNPSAKALCLFFSQWDIEKAKDNPFIKENIKLIEEGRNMVFLHDGKFIHENPEIRKIWDDYYNNNEGLEEKVCLVSGKKEPIARLHGKIKGLPGAQSAGANLISQNAEAFISYNIKESLPGAPVGKYSAFSYVTAMNMLIADRDRRIMLGDIMLLYWAEDAEEAAADTFSFCFNPPEESDNHKLTEIFKRVDNKLPVSGVSLDKKFYILGIAPNAARVSVSLFIENDFGSILSNIADHYKRLEIQKPSFEKREFLTPYAILNETINKNSKNAKPNPQHVAGLTRAILLGERYPYALYQAIIQRVRAEQGSRKINYPKAAMIKACLTQYLPKEEREVLKMSLNEESGKKPYILGRLFAILEEIQQTASPAINTTIKDKYFNSACANPYIAFPPLLKLSQAHLSKIGGNTEVSFNIKIQKILQRLNPDDSPFPKVLDLNDQGLFILGYYYQAQFHYKNYPKKEEI; translated from the coding sequence GTGCTTTCAGATAAAGGAGAGGTTGAAAATATCCTTCCCCTTTTAAACGAAGACATCAAAAAAATAGGCGGAAAAGAAAAGACTGTTTTAGTTCCTTATGAATTTAAGCTGCCCTTAAGGATCGTCCGTTCCTCGGGAGTGGAAGCCAATTTCTTATCGGATAATGCTTCTTATATCCTCGGCTATGACGGAAAAAGCAAGCCTGAAAAGAACAAAGAAAAGTTCAAGGACGCTAAAAAACTTCATCTAAAGCTTCTGCAAGAATCAAGCAATCCTTCCGCTAAGGCCCTCTGCCTATTTTTTAGTCAGTGGGATATTGAAAAGGCCAAAGATAATCCTTTTATTAAGGAGAACATAAAGCTCATCGAAGAAGGCAGAAATATGGTCTTTCTCCATGACGGCAAATTCATTCATGAAAACCCGGAAATCAGGAAAATATGGGATGATTATTATAATAATAATGAAGGCTTAGAAGAAAAGGTATGTCTTGTTTCAGGCAAAAAAGAACCTATTGCGAGGCTCCATGGAAAAATCAAAGGCCTTCCCGGGGCCCAGTCCGCCGGCGCTAATTTAATCAGCCAAAACGCCGAAGCCTTTATTTCCTACAATATAAAAGAAAGCCTCCCCGGAGCCCCCGTGGGAAAATACAGTGCCTTTTCTTATGTTACAGCTATGAATATGCTGATTGCCGACAGAGACAGAAGAATTATGCTGGGGGATATCATGCTTCTTTATTGGGCGGAGGACGCAGAGGAAGCAGCTGCCGATACCTTTAGCTTCTGTTTTAACCCGCCGGAAGAAAGCGATAATCATAAGCTTACGGAAATATTCAAACGGGTAGATAATAAGCTCCCTGTTTCAGGGGTTTCTCTTGATAAGAAATTTTATATCCTGGGCATCGCCCCCAATGCGGCAAGGGTCTCTGTCTCTTTGTTTATTGAAAATGATTTCGGCAGTATTCTTTCAAATATTGCCGACCATTATAAGAGGCTTGAAATTCAAAAGCCTTCCTTTGAAAAAAGAGAGTTCCTAACCCCTTATGCCATATTAAACGAAACCATCAATAAAAACAGCAAAAACGCAAAGCCCAACCCCCAGCATGTCGCAGGCTTAACAAGAGCCATTTTACTTGGAGAACGATACCCTTACGCCCTTTATCAAGCCATAATCCAAAGAGTAAGAGCCGAACAGGGAAGCAGAAAAATAAATTATCCAAAGGCGGCCATGATTAAGGCCTGCCTTACACAATATTTACCTAAAGAAGAAAGGGAGGTATTAAAAATGTCTTTAAACGAAGAAAGCGGTAAAAAGCCTTATATCTTAGGCAGACTTTTTGCAATTCTTGAAGAAATTCAACAAACAGCCAGCCCCGCAATTAATACTACCATCAAAGACAAATATTTTAATTCTGCATGTGCGAATCCCTATATTGCTTTTCCTCCGCTTTTGAAGCTTTCTCAGGCTCATTTGTCAAAAATAGGTGGAAATACAGAAGTTAGCTTCAATATAAAGATACAGAAGATTCTACAAAGACTAAACCCTGATGACAGCCCTTTTCCTAAAGTTCTAGATCTAAATGACCAAGGGCTTTTTATTCTCGGCTATTATTATCAAGCCCAATTTCATTATAAAAATTACCCCAAAAAGGAGGAAATTTAA
- the cas7c gene encoding type I-C CRISPR-associated protein Cas7/Csd2 has protein sequence MNPIQNKYDFVVLFDVENGNPNGDPDAGNMPRVDPETGLGIVTDVCLKRKIRNYVETVKEEAEGYKIYIKDTVPLNTSDKLAYAHIESDTERAKEAKKNKAVLDLMVRDFMCKNFFDIRTFGAVMTTFVKDSLNCGQVRGPVQLGFARSLDPIVPQEITITRIAITTEKDAANKTTEMGKKHIVPYGLYRAEGFVSANLARKVTGFSEADLNLLWEAIINMFEHDHSAARGKMAVRELIVFKHESEIGNAPSYKLFDLIDVKLKDENKPPRAFTDYSVNIREENLPQGVQIQRMI, from the coding sequence ATGAACCCTATTCAAAACAAATATGATTTTGTAGTTTTATTCGACGTGGAAAACGGAAACCCCAACGGCGACCCGGACGCAGGCAATATGCCGAGAGTTGATCCTGAAACGGGCCTTGGCATTGTAACAGACGTGTGCTTAAAAAGAAAAATACGCAATTATGTGGAAACCGTAAAGGAAGAAGCAGAAGGCTATAAGATTTACATAAAAGATACGGTACCATTGAACACAAGCGATAAGTTGGCTTATGCCCATATTGAAAGTGACACGGAAAGGGCTAAAGAGGCTAAAAAAAATAAAGCTGTTTTAGACTTAATGGTACGGGATTTTATGTGTAAAAACTTCTTTGATATTCGTACCTTCGGCGCCGTCATGACAACCTTCGTAAAGGATTCCTTAAACTGCGGTCAGGTTCGAGGGCCTGTACAATTAGGCTTTGCAAGAAGTTTAGACCCTATTGTTCCCCAGGAAATAACAATCACACGAATTGCTATCACCACAGAAAAAGACGCGGCAAACAAAACCACAGAAATGGGCAAAAAACACATTGTACCTTACGGCCTTTACAGAGCAGAGGGCTTTGTATCTGCAAACCTTGCAAGAAAGGTCACAGGGTTTTCAGAAGCGGATTTAAATCTCCTTTGGGAAGCGATTATCAATATGTTTGAGCATGACCATTCGGCCGCCAGAGGAAAAATGGCCGTTCGTGAGCTGATTGTATTTAAACATGAATCGGAAATCGGAAATGCTCCTTCCTATAAGCTTTTCGATTTAATTGACGTGAAGCTAAAGGATGAAAATAAGCCCCCGAGAGCATTTACTGACTATTCCGTAAATATCCGTGAAGAAAACCTTCCCCAAGGCGTTCAAATTCAAAGGATGATTTAA
- the cas4 gene encoding CRISPR-associated protein Cas4, whose translation MENYLMISGIQHYAFCKRQWALIHIENQWAENALTVQGLLMHEKAHSDTTEIKDGKIIARGLHIASHKLKVTGICDVVEFHQDENGISLFNYKGSYTPIPVEYKKGRPKEHNADRLQLCSQAICLEEMLLTEIPKGYLFYGEPHRRTEVIFSSALRSEVNATFEEMRALYKRGHVPKVKKTPKCTACSLKDTCLPDLDNRPSASSYLKHELFR comes from the coding sequence TTGGAAAATTATTTAATGATTTCAGGTATACAGCATTACGCCTTTTGTAAAAGACAGTGGGCATTAATCCATATCGAAAACCAATGGGCCGAAAATGCCCTTACGGTTCAGGGTCTATTAATGCATGAAAAGGCACACAGCGACACTACGGAAATAAAAGACGGAAAGATTATCGCAAGAGGTCTTCATATTGCTTCCCACAAGCTTAAGGTGACAGGCATTTGCGATGTCGTTGAATTTCATCAGGACGAAAATGGCATAAGCCTATTTAACTACAAAGGCTCATATACTCCCATACCCGTAGAATACAAAAAAGGACGGCCCAAAGAGCATAATGCCGATAGACTGCAGTTATGCTCTCAGGCCATCTGTCTTGAAGAAATGCTCCTTACGGAAATACCCAAAGGCTATTTATTCTACGGGGAGCCTCACAGGAGAACGGAAGTCATTTTCAGTAGTGCGCTTCGCTCAGAGGTAAACGCAACCTTTGAGGAAATGCGCGCCTTATATAAAAGGGGCCACGTCCCGAAGGTCAAGAAAACGCCCAAATGCACCGCCTGCTCTTTGAAAGATACTTGCCTGCCGGATTTAGATAATAGGCCTTCCGCAAGCAGTTATTTAAAGCACGAACTTTTTCGTTGA